The Armatimonadota bacterium genome window below encodes:
- a CDS encoding TlpA disulfide reductase family protein codes for MRLRNALAIISAVLVGATALAEDPKPLTIGNKAPAFPVDGYVKGKNITNFEPGKVYVVEFWATWCGPCISSMPHLSDMADKYQGKADFISVNTWDYAKKGDAKESGDEHKSRVKDWVAKNDEKMRYNIAFDDDKDTIANTWMRAAGQNGIPCAFIVKDGAINWIGHPMTMDKPLEEIVNGTFDVEAFKVDFEKKAAAAKAAQEAQKKLMADMKAGNKEAIDKFIATGPAQAKGGRVMQVIQMSSSSNLTMAFDYFKTYVGKVDGVDAYNWCGAARMLVKGLKGDDQAQAVKMSEECANMSKPDLAAIAYIYHAGVLYNSGNKEGALAWADKAKGAVKDYPETGRDSVTKFIDQQIASFK; via the coding sequence ATGCGACTCAGAAACGCACTTGCAATCATTTCTGCGGTATTGGTCGGAGCAACGGCGCTTGCCGAAGACCCCAAGCCGCTCACTATCGGGAACAAGGCTCCCGCATTCCCAGTTGATGGTTACGTCAAGGGGAAGAACATCACCAATTTTGAACCCGGCAAAGTCTACGTCGTCGAGTTTTGGGCAACTTGGTGCGGACCTTGCATCTCGTCGATGCCCCACCTCAGCGACATGGCCGACAAGTACCAAGGCAAGGCTGACTTCATTAGCGTCAACACCTGGGATTACGCCAAGAAAGGCGACGCTAAGGAGTCGGGCGATGAGCACAAGTCACGCGTCAAGGATTGGGTCGCAAAGAACGATGAGAAGATGCGCTACAACATCGCATTCGACGACGATAAAGACACGATTGCCAATACCTGGATGCGAGCCGCCGGACAAAACGGAATCCCTTGCGCTTTCATCGTCAAAGACGGCGCGATCAATTGGATCGGCCACCCCATGACGATGGACAAGCCGCTGGAAGAGATCGTCAACGGAACCTTTGACGTCGAAGCATTCAAGGTCGATTTCGAGAAGAAAGCTGCCGCCGCCAAAGCCGCGCAAGAAGCTCAGAAGAAGCTCATGGCTGACATGAAAGCCGGCAACAAGGAAGCGATCGACAAGTTCATCGCTACCGGACCAGCTCAAGCCAAGGGAGGCCGAGTTATGCAGGTCATCCAAATGTCTTCAAGCTCAAACCTAACCATGGCGTTCGACTACTTCAAGACGTACGTTGGAAAGGTCGACGGCGTCGACGCTTACAACTGGTGTGGAGCCGCTCGAATGCTCGTCAAGGGACTCAAGGGCGACGATCAGGCTCAAGCCGTGAAGATGAGCGAAGAGTGTGCGAACATGTCCAAACCGGACCTCGCCGCGATTGCCTACATCTACCACGCCGGAGTTCTCTACAACTCAGGCAACAAAGAGGGCGCGCTGGCTTGGGCCGACAAGGCAAAGGGAGCCGTGAAGGATTACCCAGAAACCGGTCGAGATAGCGTCACAAAGTTCATCGATCAACAGATCGCTAGCTTCAAGTAA
- the mutL gene encoding DNA mismatch repair endonuclease MutL, whose translation MLSISTSLSSRIQLLDPTTINQIAAGEVVERPAAAVKELVENSLDAGATRVEIELRGAGRELIRISDNGCGMTAEEARMSLLRHATSKIRSLDDLNGVLSLGFRGEAVPSIGSVSRMTISSATEDGMRTVVRVEGGELLSDTAEAGPKGTTLTVEDLFYNTPARLKFLKSDTTEVGQIVEAIMKYSIAYPGVAFTLTHNDQKVLQTSGSGDQLEAISDVWGRDTARSLVPVEASLGALKLSGYVSPPHITKPTRSLQYLYVNGRPMKSRTLTVALDQAFRDLTPERRYPLVALNIEIDPEQIDVNVSPTKSEVKFQKEGIAFEALRVCIREALLAHGMMPSAAQIALANQALREAQAPTSTLNEMSFWAQSPLGGPVTPMSDNAVVDQARIEMPAVFGAAPELAQGAMPYIRLLDDLRVIGQAMNTFIIAETRHGLIVVDQHVAHERIIYEYLCGLKRSTIIEKQPLLVPQTLHIDHRAALMLSERLDEIHSVGFDLEPFGGDAYVIRAVPAALRSKDPVKYLKDLIDELVESSVTRKLVPTREQIWIMSSCKMAVKAGDPLSNAEMEKLLVDLATTENPYHCPHGRPITATLTHDDLLRLFKRI comes from the coding sequence ATGTTAAGCATTAGCACTTCCCTGTCCTCCCGAATTCAGCTCTTGGACCCGACGACAATCAACCAGATCGCGGCGGGTGAGGTGGTGGAGCGTCCGGCGGCGGCGGTTAAAGAGTTGGTGGAGAATTCCCTCGATGCCGGGGCAACTCGGGTTGAAATTGAGCTTCGAGGGGCAGGGCGGGAGCTGATCCGGATCAGCGATAACGGGTGCGGGATGACTGCTGAGGAAGCTCGGATGTCGCTGCTTCGCCACGCGACATCGAAGATTCGATCCTTGGACGATCTGAATGGGGTTTTGTCGTTGGGCTTTCGTGGTGAGGCGGTGCCATCGATTGGGTCCGTTTCAAGAATGACGATTTCTTCCGCGACTGAGGATGGGATGCGGACTGTTGTTCGCGTCGAAGGAGGGGAACTCCTCTCTGACACCGCCGAGGCGGGTCCGAAAGGCACGACGTTGACTGTCGAGGACCTGTTTTACAACACTCCGGCGCGGCTCAAATTCTTGAAGTCCGACACCACGGAAGTTGGACAAATCGTCGAGGCGATCATGAAGTATTCGATCGCCTACCCGGGCGTTGCGTTTACATTGACTCACAACGATCAGAAGGTTTTGCAGACCAGCGGGAGTGGTGATCAGCTCGAGGCAATCAGCGACGTCTGGGGTCGCGATACGGCTCGGTCGCTAGTCCCGGTTGAAGCTTCTCTGGGCGCCTTGAAGCTCAGCGGCTACGTCTCACCGCCCCACATCACCAAGCCAACACGCTCGCTCCAGTACCTGTACGTCAACGGACGCCCGATGAAATCTCGAACGCTGACCGTCGCGTTGGATCAGGCTTTCCGTGACCTGACCCCAGAACGCCGGTATCCGCTGGTGGCTCTCAACATCGAAATCGACCCCGAGCAGATCGATGTCAACGTCTCGCCCACCAAAAGCGAAGTTAAGTTCCAAAAGGAGGGGATCGCTTTTGAAGCTCTTCGCGTTTGTATTCGCGAAGCCCTGCTCGCGCACGGCATGATGCCTTCGGCGGCCCAGATTGCGCTAGCGAACCAGGCTCTTCGCGAAGCCCAGGCTCCGACTTCGACTCTGAACGAAATGTCGTTCTGGGCGCAGTCGCCGCTCGGCGGTCCAGTGACCCCGATGAGCGATAACGCGGTGGTCGACCAGGCCCGGATTGAGATGCCAGCGGTTTTTGGCGCGGCGCCCGAGCTGGCGCAAGGGGCGATGCCTTACATCCGGCTGCTTGACGATCTAAGGGTTATCGGGCAGGCGATGAACACGTTTATCATCGCGGAGACTCGCCACGGGCTGATTGTAGTGGATCAGCATGTTGCCCATGAGCGCATCATTTACGAGTACCTGTGTGGTCTGAAGCGTTCGACAATCATCGAAAAGCAGCCGCTTCTGGTTCCCCAGACTCTGCACATTGACCACCGGGCGGCTCTGATGCTCTCGGAGAGATTGGACGAGATTCACTCGGTTGGGTTTGATCTGGAGCCGTTTGGCGGGGACGCCTACGTCATCCGTGCAGTTCCGGCGGCGCTGCGCTCGAAGGACCCGGTGAAGTATCTGAAGGATTTGATCGATGAGTTGGTCGAGTCCTCGGTGACTCGAAAACTGGTTCCGACCCGCGAGCAGATTTGGATCATGTCGTCGTGCAAAATGGCGGTGAAGGCGGGCGATCCGCTTAGCAACGCAGAGATGGAGAAGTTGCTCGTCGATTTGGCAACCACGGAGAATCCGTATCATTGCCCACACGGTCGGCCGATCACGGCGACGCTGACGCATGACGATTTGCTCCGTCTGTTCAAACGTATCTGA